The DNA region AGTTATCCATAGATGAAATTGAAGAGGTAATAAGACAGCTTGAAAAAGAGATGTATGAGGCAGCAGCAGAACTTGATTTTGAAAAGGCTGCATATTTAAGGGATCAGATTAAAGAGTTAAAAAATGAATTGAGAAAGAAGACAAAATTATGAGTGAATATATTAAAATCCGGGGAGCAAGAGAGCATAATTTAAAAAATATAAATATAGATTTACCAAGAAATAAATTAATAGTGTTCACCGGCATCAGTGGTTCAGGCAAGTCATCTCTTGCTTTTGATACCATTTATGCTGAGGGACAGAGAAGATATGTGGAATCTTTATCTACTTATGCAAGGCAGTTTTTGGGGCAATTAAATAAGCCTGATGTAGACGTTATTGAGGGGCTTTCACCAGCCATCTCTATAGATCAAAAGACCGTTATAAAAAATCCGCGATCTACTGTGGGTACTGTTACGGAGATTTATGATTATCTCAGACTTCTTTTTGCAAATATAGGTAAACCTTATTGTCCTTTTTGCGGTATAGAAATTTCTGCCCAAACATCCCAAGAGATTGTAGAAAAAATATTAGCATTGCCTGAAGGAACAAGAATTCAAATATTATCACCATTGGTTAGGGGAAGAAAAGGTGAATATAAGAAACTTTTAGATAACCTAAGGAAAGAAGGTTTTCTAAGGGTAAAAATTGATGGTGAGATGTATAGTCTTGAGGATGAGATAGAATTAGATAAAAATAAGAAACATGATATTTCTGTAGTTATAGATAGGTTAGTTATAAAACCTGATATTAAAACAAGACTCTCCGATTCTATAGAACTTGCTTTAAAACTTAGTGAAGGACTTGTTATAGTAGAAGAATACTTAGAGGATGGAAGAATCGAAGAGCACATATTTAGTGAAAATTTCTCTTGCCCTATATGTGGTTTTAGTTTTGGAGAAATAACTCCAAGACTTTTTTCCTTCAATAGCCCCTATGGGGCATGTCCTGCTTGCTCTGGACTTGGAGGTAAAAAAGAATTTGATCCTGATCTTATTTTAGATTATGAAAAATCTATTTCTGAAGGTGCAATCATTCCGTGGGGTAAAGAAATCTCTCCTTATTATAAAATATTGCTTGCTAATGTAGGAAAGAAGCTTGGTTTTAATCTTGATACCCCTTTAAAGTACTTTACTGAAAATCAGTTAAAGGCACTTTTGTACGGAGTTCCCTTTGCTGTTGAGGTTCATTTTCCTGACTGGGATATCGATGGTTATAGACATTTTGAAGGCTTAATAAACATTTTTAACAAAAGATATGAAGAAACAGAGTCGGAGGATGTAAAGAATTTCTATGAAAGATTTATGGTGTTTTCTCCATGCAATGTGTGCAATGGTACAAGACTTAAGAAAGAAGCCTTGTCAGTTTATGTCAATGGTAAAAATATTGCAGAAGTTTCTGCGATGAATATGTTTGAGCTAAAGAATTTCCTTGAAAATTTGAATTTGGATGGGAGGGAAAAAATAATTGCCTCTCCTATATTGAAAGAGATTCTTCAGAGAGTAAATTTTCTTATTGAAGTAGGAGTTGACTATCTTACCCTTGATAGATCTGCAGATACCCTCTCCGGAGGGGAATCTCAAAGGGTTCGTCTTGCAACTCAGATTGGTTCAGGACTTGTAGGAGTCATATATGTATTAGACGAACCAAGCATAGGTTTACATCCTAGAGATAATGAGAAATTAATTAAGAACCTCAAGAGTTTGAGAGATCTTGGTAATACAGTGATAGTTGTGGAACACGATGAAGAAATAATGAGATCTGCGGATTTTATTGTGGACATTGGTCCAGGAGCAGGAGAAAAAGGAGGAGAAATTGTTGTAGCAGGACCTCTGAGTGAAGTTTTAAAACACCCTACCTCTATTACTGCTCAATACTTGAGGGGTGAAAAGAATATACCTATTCCCAAAAGGAGAAGAACTGTAGGGGGAAGATGGCTTGAGATTAAAGGAGCAAGGGCAAGAAATTTAAAAAATATAGATGTAAAAATTCCTCT from Dictyoglomus turgidum DSM 6724 includes:
- the uvrA gene encoding excinuclease ABC subunit UvrA — encoded protein: MSEYIKIRGAREHNLKNINIDLPRNKLIVFTGISGSGKSSLAFDTIYAEGQRRYVESLSTYARQFLGQLNKPDVDVIEGLSPAISIDQKTVIKNPRSTVGTVTEIYDYLRLLFANIGKPYCPFCGIEISAQTSQEIVEKILALPEGTRIQILSPLVRGRKGEYKKLLDNLRKEGFLRVKIDGEMYSLEDEIELDKNKKHDISVVIDRLVIKPDIKTRLSDSIELALKLSEGLVIVEEYLEDGRIEEHIFSENFSCPICGFSFGEITPRLFSFNSPYGACPACSGLGGKKEFDPDLILDYEKSISEGAIIPWGKEISPYYKILLANVGKKLGFNLDTPLKYFTENQLKALLYGVPFAVEVHFPDWDIDGYRHFEGLINIFNKRYEETESEDVKNFYERFMVFSPCNVCNGTRLKKEALSVYVNGKNIAEVSAMNMFELKNFLENLNLDGREKIIASPILKEILQRVNFLIEVGVDYLTLDRSADTLSGGESQRVRLATQIGSGLVGVIYVLDEPSIGLHPRDNEKLIKNLKSLRDLGNTVIVVEHDEEIMRSADFIVDIGPGAGEKGGEIVVAGPLSEVLKHPTSITAQYLRGEKNIPIPKRRRTVGGRWLEIKGARARNLKNIDVKIPLGTFVCLTGVSGSGKSTLVEEIIYPALQKAIHGKKIKSEYYDEIKGTEYIDKVIVIDQSPIGRTPRSNPATYTNLFTEIRELFAQLPEAKMRGYKPGRFSFNVKGGRCEACKGEGMVKVEMHFLPDIYIPCEVCKGKRYNSETLEITYKGKNIADVLEMSVEEALKFFENFPSIRRKLETLYDVGLGYIKLGQPATTLSGGEAQRIKLAAELSRRSTGKTFYILDEPTTGLHFADVEKLLNLLHRLVDQGNTVLVIEHNLDVIKTADYIIDLGPEGGDRGGEIIAEGTPEEVAMNERSYTGKFLRRILSKEEVKSERGP